Proteins co-encoded in one Chrysemys picta bellii isolate R12L10 chromosome 13, ASM1138683v2, whole genome shotgun sequence genomic window:
- the TM9SF1 gene encoding transmembrane 9 superfamily member 1 produces the protein MAPHQPWLLLLLLASWSPPGSSETRYQPGDPVVLYVNKVGPYHNPQETYHYYQLPVCSPEKIRHKSLSLGEVLDGDRMAESMYQIRFRESVEKTVLCVKTLTLDQVERLRQAIEELYYFEFVVDDIPLRGFVGYMEESGFLPHSHKIGLWTHLDFHLEWNGDRIIYANVSVRDVKPHSLDDVRGPGPLSLTHTYSVRWSETASERRGERRGRGDDGGFFPRTLEIHWLSIINSMVLVFLLVGFVVVILMRVLKNDLARYNLDEEASSSSSGDDFDHGDNGWKIIHTDVFRFPPCRSLLCAVLGVGSQFLALGTGIIAMALLGMFNVHRHGAINSAAILLYALTCCISGYVSSNFYRQVGGERWVWNIVLTTSLFSAPFFVTWSVVNSVHWANGSTQALPATTILLLLTVWLLVGFPLTVIGGIFGKNRAGPFDAPCRTKNIAREIPPQPWYKATLVHMTIGGFLPFSAISVELYYIFATVWGREQYTLYGILFFVFAILLSVGACISIALTYFQLSGEDYRWWWRSVLSAGSTGVFIFLYSVFYYSRRSNMSGAVQTVEFFGYSLLTGYVFFLMLGTVSFFASLKFIRYIYVNLKMD, from the exons atggcgccccaccagccctggctgctgctcctcctgctggcCTCCTGGTCACCCCCGGGCTCCTCTGAGACCCGCTACCAGCCCGGGGACCCTGTCGTGCTCTACGTCAACAAGGTGGGGCCCTACCACAACCCCCAGGAGACCTACCACTACTACCAGCTGCCTGTGTGCTCTCCGGAAAAGATCCGTCATAAGAGCCTGAGCCTTGGGGAGGTCCTGGACGGGGACCGCATGGCCGAATCCATGTATCAGATCCGCTTCCGAGAGAGCGTGGAGAAGACGGTCCTGTGCGTGAAGACGCTCACGCTGGATCAG GTGGAGCGCCTGCGGCAGGCCATTGAGGAGCTGTACTACTTTGAGTTTGTGGTGGACGACATCCCGCTGCGAGGGTTCGTGGGATACATGGAGGAAAGTGGCTTTCTGCCCCACAGCCACAAGATCGGGCTGTGGACCCATCTGGACTTCCACCTGGAGTGGAACGGCGACCGCATCATCTACGCCAACGTCAGCGTGCGGGACGTCAAGCCGCACAGCCTGGATGACGTCCGTGGGCCTGGGCCCCTCTCCCTGACCCACACCTACAGTGTCCGCTGGTCCGAGACGGCCTCGGAGCGGCGGGGGGAGCGGCGGGGCCGGGGAGACGATGGAGGCTTCTTCCCCCGCACCCTGGAGATCCACTGGCTCTCCATTATCAACTCCATGGTGCTGGTCTTTCTTCTGGTGGGCTTCGTGGTGGTCATCCTCATGCGGGTGCTGAAGAACGACCTGGCCCGGTACAACCTGGACGAAgaagcttcctcctcctcctccggggATGACTTCGACCACGgagacaatggctggaagatcATCCACACCGATGTCTTCCGCTTCCCGCCCTGCCGCAGCCTCCTCTGCGCCGTCCTGGGCGTGGGCAGCCAGTTCCTGGCACTGGGCACGGGCATCATCGCCATGGCCCTGCTGGGCATGTTCAACGTCCACCGGCATGGTGCCATCAACTCCGCCGCCATCCTGCTCTACGCCCTGACCTGCTGCATCTCCGGCTATGTCTCCAGCAACTTCTACCGGCAGGTCGGGGGCGAGCGCTGGGTCTGGAACATCGTGCTGACTACCAGCCTCTTCTCCG CCCCCTTCTTCGTGACGTGGAGCGTGGTGAACTCGGTGCACTGGGCCAATGGCTCGACACAGGCCCTGCCGGCCACCACCATCCTGCTGCTGCTGACGGTCTGGCTGCTGGTGGGCTTCCCCCTCACTGTTATCGGGGGCATCTTCGGCAAGAACCGGGCCGGCCCCTTCGACGCACCCTGCCGCACCAAGAACATCGCCCGCGAGATCCCACCACAGCCCTGGTACAAGGCCACGCTGGTGCACATGACCATTGGGGGCTTCCTGCCCTTCAG TGCCATCTCTGTGGAGCTCTACTACATCTTTGCCACGGTGTGGGGCCGGGAGCAGTACACCCTCTACGGCATCCTCTTCTTTGTCTTCGCCATCTTGCTGAGCGTGGGCGCCTGCATCTCCATCGCCCTCACCTACTTCCAGCTCTCGGGCGAGGACTACCGCTGGTGGTGGCGCTCGGTGCTCAGCGCCGGTTCCACCGGCGTCTTCATCTTCCTCTACTCCGTCTTCTACTACTCACGCCGCTCCAACATGTCGGGTGCGGTGCAGACCGTGGAGTTCTTCGGCTACTCCCTCCTCACCGGCTACGTCTTCTTCCTCATGTTGGGCACCGTCTCCTTCTTCGCCTCGCTCAAGTTTATCCGCTACATCTATGTCAACCTCAAGATGGACTGA
- the TSSK4 gene encoding testis-specific serine/threonine-protein kinase 4 isoform X2 yields the protein MVETAPSAPYLSVMDQYGYQLGKVIGHGSYGIVYEAYFTKQKAKVAIKIISKKKASEDYLNKFLPREIQVMKGLHHKYLITFYQAIETTSRHYIIMELAPGGDVLEWIQNSGPCAEPLAGRWFAQLTLGVAYLHSKGIVHRSAPRPPPAPSRRDLKLENLLLDKRENVKISDFGFSKQMVSQAQPPASPSYPLLAGTSPLSQTYCGSFAYACPEILLGLPYNPFLADTWSMGVILYTLAVAHLPFDDTNLKRLLRETQKEVVFPPQPPVSEECKGLVHRLLCPAARRPTVLDLLQTPWVLRFQAERPHTELRALEAAWGVRAEGGRVLPRTPSLPQPGEKKRGGSGTHVKVAKVPEKGS from the exons ATGGTGGAGACGGCCCCCTCGGCCCCCTACCTGTCCGTCATGGACCAATACGGCTACCAGCTGGGCAAGGTCATCGGCCATGGCTCCTATGGCATTGTCTACGAGGCCTATTTCACCAAGCAGAAGGCCAAGGTGGCCATCAAAATCATCTCCAAGAAGAAGGCGTCTGAGGACTATCTCAACAAATTCCTGCCCCGCGAGATCCAG GTGATGAAGGGTCTGCACCACAAGTACCTGATCACCTTCTACCAGGCCATTGAGACCACGTCGCGCCATTACATCATCATGGAGCTGGCGCCCGGCGGCGACGTCCTCGAGTGGATCCAGAACTCGGGGCCCTGCGCCGAGCCCCTGGCCGGCCGCTGGTTCGCGCAGCTCACCCTGGGTGTGGCCTATCTGCACAGCAAGGGCATCGTGCACCG CTCCGCACCCCGcccaccccccgctccctcccgcaGGGACCTGAAGCTGGAGAACCTCCTGCTGGACAAGCGGGAGAACGTGAAGATCTCGGACTTCGGCTTCTCCAAGCAGATGGTGTCGCAGGCCCAGCCGCCCGCCAGCCCCTCGTACCCGCTGCTGGCGGGCACCAGCCCCCTAAGCCAGACCTACTGCGGCAGCTTCGCCTATGCCTGCCCCGAGATCCTGCTGGGGCTGCCCTACAACCCCTTCCTGGCCGATACCTGGAGCATGGGCGTGATCCTCTACACGCTGGCCGTGGCCCACCTGCCCTTCGACGACACCAACCTCAAGCGCCTGCTGCGGGAGACCCAGAAGGAGGTGGTCTTCCCCCCCCAGCCGCCCGTCTCCGAGGAGTGCAAG GGCCTTGTGCACCGGCTGCTGTgcccggcggcccggcgccccACAGTGCTGGACCTGCTGCAGACGccgtgggtcctgcgtttccaGGCCGAGCGGCCCCACACCGAGCTGCGGGCGCTGGAGGCGGCCTGGGGGGTGCGGGCCGAGGGGGGGCGGGTGCTGCCCAGgaccccctccctgcctcagcccggtgaGAAGAAGCGGGGGGGCAGCGGGACCCATGTGAAGGTGGCGAAGGTGCCAGAGAAGGGGAGCTGA
- the TSSK4 gene encoding testis-specific serine/threonine-protein kinase 4 isoform X1, whose product MVETAPSAPYLSVMDQYGYQLGKVIGHGSYGIVYEAYFTKQKAKVAIKIISKKKASEDYLNKFLPREIQVMKGLHHKYLITFYQAIETTSRHYIIMELAPGGDVLEWIQNSGPCAEPLAGRWFAQLTLGVAYLHSKGIVHRDLKLENLLLDKRENVKISDFGFSKQMVSQAQPPASPSYPLLAGTSPLSQTYCGSFAYACPEILLGLPYNPFLADTWSMGVILYTLAVAHLPFDDTNLKRLLRETQKEVVFPPQPPVSEECKGLVHRLLCPAARRPTVLDLLQTPWVLRFQAERPHTELRALEAAWGVRAEGGRVLPRTPSLPQPGEKKRGGSGTHVKVAKVPEKGS is encoded by the exons ATGGTGGAGACGGCCCCCTCGGCCCCCTACCTGTCCGTCATGGACCAATACGGCTACCAGCTGGGCAAGGTCATCGGCCATGGCTCCTATGGCATTGTCTACGAGGCCTATTTCACCAAGCAGAAGGCCAAGGTGGCCATCAAAATCATCTCCAAGAAGAAGGCGTCTGAGGACTATCTCAACAAATTCCTGCCCCGCGAGATCCAG GTGATGAAGGGTCTGCACCACAAGTACCTGATCACCTTCTACCAGGCCATTGAGACCACGTCGCGCCATTACATCATCATGGAGCTGGCGCCCGGCGGCGACGTCCTCGAGTGGATCCAGAACTCGGGGCCCTGCGCCGAGCCCCTGGCCGGCCGCTGGTTCGCGCAGCTCACCCTGGGTGTGGCCTATCTGCACAGCAAGGGCATCGTGCACCG GGACCTGAAGCTGGAGAACCTCCTGCTGGACAAGCGGGAGAACGTGAAGATCTCGGACTTCGGCTTCTCCAAGCAGATGGTGTCGCAGGCCCAGCCGCCCGCCAGCCCCTCGTACCCGCTGCTGGCGGGCACCAGCCCCCTAAGCCAGACCTACTGCGGCAGCTTCGCCTATGCCTGCCCCGAGATCCTGCTGGGGCTGCCCTACAACCCCTTCCTGGCCGATACCTGGAGCATGGGCGTGATCCTCTACACGCTGGCCGTGGCCCACCTGCCCTTCGACGACACCAACCTCAAGCGCCTGCTGCGGGAGACCCAGAAGGAGGTGGTCTTCCCCCCCCAGCCGCCCGTCTCCGAGGAGTGCAAG GGCCTTGTGCACCGGCTGCTGTgcccggcggcccggcgccccACAGTGCTGGACCTGCTGCAGACGccgtgggtcctgcgtttccaGGCCGAGCGGCCCCACACCGAGCTGCGGGCGCTGGAGGCGGCCTGGGGGGTGCGGGCCGAGGGGGGGCGGGTGCTGCCCAGgaccccctccctgcctcagcccggtgaGAAGAAGCGGGGGGGCAGCGGGACCCATGTGAAGGTGGCGAAGGTGCCAGAGAAGGGGAGCTGA